From one Geoalkalibacter halelectricus genomic stretch:
- a CDS encoding TraU family protein, with product MFPHRLATSLGVVLLLLFAASQAQALCRGRPLNPVTDVCWQCAFPLRIGGVTLAAGEDVPADRLSSPVCACGSGGSLTVGLTASFWEPSRMIETVKDPYCFPALGAQLSNPQPGLLGGAQSTQQTTGAASTFQQAHYYVFPAWSLLDLFADFPCLEQGGFDLAYMTEVDPLWSNDALAFLINPEALLFGSPAAQLACLSDSTAANTGFPLDALFWCMGSWGSSYPLSGTIAESNPTTANAGLAARLLFKLGREMLLFDRALNPCGAVATPIWVKSHYRLQIVRPVRGATSVPIGRSDLLWGSGKNPPQGAGPNAPENFLWMLHRKTTCCVGVTY from the coding sequence TTGTTCCCGCATCGACTCGCGACTAGCCTCGGCGTGGTTTTGCTTCTGCTCTTTGCGGCCAGCCAGGCGCAGGCCCTGTGTCGCGGCAGGCCCCTTAATCCCGTCACCGATGTGTGCTGGCAGTGCGCCTTTCCCTTGCGCATCGGCGGCGTCACCCTGGCCGCGGGCGAGGATGTCCCGGCCGATCGGCTCTCCTCGCCGGTGTGCGCCTGCGGGTCGGGGGGTTCCCTGACGGTGGGGCTCACGGCGAGCTTCTGGGAACCTTCGCGCATGATCGAGACGGTCAAGGACCCCTACTGCTTTCCGGCCCTCGGCGCCCAGCTCAGCAACCCCCAGCCGGGGCTTCTGGGCGGCGCGCAGAGCACCCAGCAGACCACCGGCGCGGCCTCGACCTTTCAGCAGGCGCACTACTACGTGTTTCCCGCCTGGAGCCTGCTCGATCTGTTCGCGGATTTTCCGTGCCTGGAGCAGGGCGGCTTCGATCTGGCCTACATGACCGAGGTCGATCCGCTGTGGAGCAACGACGCCCTCGCCTTTCTCATCAACCCCGAGGCGCTTTTGTTCGGCAGCCCCGCCGCGCAGCTCGCCTGCCTGAGCGACAGCACGGCGGCCAACACGGGCTTTCCCCTGGATGCGCTGTTCTGGTGCATGGGCAGCTGGGGCAGCAGCTACCCCCTGAGCGGCACCATCGCCGAGAGCAACCCCACCACCGCCAACGCGGGGTTGGCCGCGCGGCTGCTGTTCAAGCTCGGTCGCGAGATGCTGCTGTTTGACCGCGCCCTCAACCCCTGCGGCGCCGTGGCCACCCCCATCTGGGTAAAGAGCCATTACCGCTTGCAGATCGTGCGCCCGGTGCGCGGCGCCACCAGCGTGCCCATCGGCCGCAGCGACCTGTTGTGGGGGTCGGGCAAAAACCCGCCCCAGGGCGCTGGCCCCAACGCGCCGGAGAATTTTCTCTGGATGCTGCACAGGAAGACCACATGCTGCGTCGGCGTCACCTACTGA
- the traN gene encoding conjugal transfer protein TraN, with protein MRIRLLLSAALLCALPLAAQGAWMCGLDLNGDGYLDGPGETALCLALGDDPHNPAWFCPLGSRACLEQCPEPLEFSAQNTRCEQPLCPAQSVYDPVSGRCLGANGEPLDSSCAAGELDAPSGLCVAQPRFVCPLGEQYACLDAGAGQMRCSAATCVDVSLPESVIEEPWSGAMHLDDGARDASGSCLGELYIFSGKNSKCRPPGVTVGLTNNCCRNDAQVLSDSTTGVSLSQMITGVQTAYEMSQVAYYGYQVASGAYAATSVGTQLVVTNVATGSAVTSFGATSAVGQGVASASQAAAAGAGTQGALGAGMSTYAGALLNPTTIAVAAAVHVAMQVLFGDGCGRPDVEAALLDASGYCRYLGQYCERRWSGIGCVQRARGFCCFNSKLARIIHEQGRPQLKSFGPDGGWGHAQSPNCRGFTPEEFQMLDFARIDLSEYFGHIQRGLQERLPEARQTIERRIEEHYRMIR; from the coding sequence ATGAGAATTAGATTGCTGCTTTCGGCCGCCCTGCTGTGCGCCCTGCCCCTGGCGGCGCAAGGCGCCTGGATGTGCGGGCTCGATCTCAACGGCGACGGCTACCTCGACGGACCCGGTGAAACGGCCCTGTGCCTCGCCCTCGGCGACGACCCGCACAACCCCGCCTGGTTCTGCCCCCTGGGCAGCCGCGCCTGCCTGGAGCAGTGTCCCGAGCCGCTGGAATTTTCGGCGCAAAACACGCGCTGCGAACAGCCCCTCTGTCCCGCGCAGAGCGTCTATGACCCAGTGAGCGGGCGGTGCCTGGGGGCGAACGGCGAGCCGCTCGATTCTTCCTGCGCGGCCGGGGAGCTCGATGCGCCAAGCGGGTTGTGCGTGGCGCAGCCGCGCTTTGTCTGTCCGCTGGGCGAGCAATACGCCTGCCTGGACGCGGGCGCGGGGCAGATGCGCTGTTCGGCGGCGACCTGCGTCGATGTCTCGCTTCCCGAGAGCGTCATCGAGGAGCCCTGGTCAGGCGCCATGCACCTCGACGACGGGGCGCGCGACGCAAGCGGCAGTTGCCTGGGCGAGCTCTACATCTTCTCGGGCAAGAACAGCAAATGCCGCCCGCCGGGCGTCACGGTGGGGCTGACCAACAACTGCTGCCGCAACGATGCGCAAGTCCTCAGCGACTCCACCACGGGGGTGAGCCTCTCGCAGATGATCACCGGGGTGCAGACCGCCTATGAGATGAGCCAGGTCGCCTACTACGGCTATCAGGTGGCGAGCGGGGCCTACGCGGCGACCAGCGTCGGCACCCAGCTGGTGGTGACCAATGTCGCCACGGGAAGCGCGGTGACAAGCTTCGGCGCCACCTCCGCCGTGGGCCAGGGGGTCGCGAGCGCCTCCCAGGCGGCGGCCGCCGGGGCCGGAACCCAGGGCGCGCTCGGCGCGGGGATGAGCACCTATGCCGGAGCGCTGCTCAACCCGACGACCATCGCGGTGGCGGCGGCGGTCCATGTCGCCATGCAGGTGCTCTTCGGCGACGGCTGCGGCCGGCCGGACGTGGAAGCCGCCCTGCTCGACGCCTCGGGCTACTGCCGCTATCTCGGCCAATATTGCGAGCGGCGCTGGTCGGGCATCGGCTGCGTGCAGCGGGCGCGCGGCTTTTGCTGCTTCAACTCGAAGCTCGCGCGCATCATTCACGAACAGGGTCGCCCCCAGCTCAAGAGCTTCGGCCCCGACGGCGGCTGGGGCCATGCGCAAAGCCCCAACTGTCGCGGCTTCACCCCGGAGGAGTTTCAGATGCTCGATTTCGCCCGCATCGACCTGAGCGAGTATTTCGGTCACATCCAGCGCGGCCTGCAAGAGCGCCTCCCCGAAGCGCGGCAAACCATCGAGCGGCGCATCGAGGAGCACTACCGGATGATCCGCTGA